GGACCTGCCAGTCGGGATTGTCGTCGGCGGAGCCGGTCATCACGACCTTGATCCGCCCCTTGTCGTCCGAGTCGTCGTGCCAGCCGGGGCGAAGCGCCGTGATCGCCTTGTAGAGGTCCACGCAGATCCGGCGGCTCATGCAGACGACCATCGCCTTGCCGGACATGGCCGAAGTGCGGTTCTCGAAATGCTTCACCAGGTCTTCCGCGATCAGTTTGATCCGCTTCTCGGAACCGACCAGTGCTTCGAGCGCCGCCCACTTGCTCTTGAGCTTTTCCTTGCGGGAGGTCTCTTCGTCCTCGGTAATTTCGTCGAACTCGGCGTCCACCCGAGGCTTCTCGCTGTCTTTAAGTTCGAGCTTGGCGAGTCGGCTCTCGTAGTAGATCGGCACCGTCGCGCCGTCCAAAACTGCCCGCTGGATGTCGTAAACGCTGATGTAGTCGCCGAACACGCTGCGCGTGTTCTTGTCCGACAGCTCGATCGGCGTCCCGGTGAAGCCGATGAACGAGGCGTTCGGGAGCGCGTCCCGCATATGCCGGGCGAACCCGTCGATGAAGTCATACTGCGTCCGGTGCGCTTCGTCGGCGATCACCACGATATTGCGCCGGTCGGAGAGCATCGGGAACTTCTCGCCCTTCGCTTCGGGCATGAACTTCTGGATCGTCGTGAAGATCACCCCGCCGGACGCCCGCGTGAGCAGTTCCCTCAGGTCGCCACGGTCCTTCGCCTGCTGCGGTTTCTGGCGCAACAGCTCGCTGCACCGGCTGAAGACGCCGAAAAGCTGGTCGTCCAGGTCGTTGCGGTCGGTAATCACCACAAGCGTTGGGTTCTCCATCGCCGGATGCTGGATGACCCGTCCGGCATAGAACGTCATCGTGAGGCTCTTGCCCGACCCCTGGGTGTGCCAGACGACCCCGGCGCGGCGGTCCTTCTTCGTCGCCGTAACCGTGGCCTCCACCGCCGTCCGGACCGCATGGAACTGGTGGTAGCCGGCGATCTTCTTGATCGTGGCTGCGTCCTCCTGCTCGAAGACGATGAAATAGTGCAGATAGTCGAGAAATCTCTCCTTCTCGAACAGCCCGCGAACAAGGACCTCCAGTTCGAGGAGCCCCTGCGGCATGTCGGTCTCGCCCCGGATCGTCCGCCAGGGGTTGAACCGCTCCTTGTCGGCCGTGAGCGATCCGACCCGCGCGTTCACGCCGTCCGACACCACCAGAAGCTCGTTCGGGCCGAAGAGCGACGTGATCTGCTGCTTGTAGGTCTGGAGCTGGTTGAAGGCGGTCCAGATATTGGCCTCTTCGTCGCCGGGATTCTTCAGCTCCAGCACGGCGAGCGGCAGGCCGTTCACGAACACGACGATATCTGGCCGCCGGTTCATCCGGTTCTCGATCACCGTGAACTGGTTCACGGCGAGCCAGTCGTTCCGGTCCGGCCGGTCGAAATCGATCAGCGCGACCTTGTCGTGCCTGGTGCCGCCCCCGGACAGCAGGTATTCGACATCCACGCCTTCCACGAGCAGCTGGTGGAACGCCCGGTTTGTGCCGACGAGCGACGGTGCGCCGATCCGCTGGATCTTCCGGAATGCCTCGTCCAGCGCGTCAGCGGGGATCTTGGGGTTCAGCCGCGCCAGCGCGTCCCGCACCCGGCCTTCAAGCAGGACTTCGGAAAACTCTTTACGCTCCGGTCTCGGCCCTTCCGGTTCGATGTTCGGACCGTATTCGACCGAATACCCCAGCCCTCGGAACCACTCCAGGCATGCTTCTTCGAGGTGGGATTCGGTAACCATTACTTAGATTTGGGTGTGCTGGCTGCGTCCGCGCGAGTTTTTGCTGGAGTCTTCTTCACTCGAACCTTCCTCCCGCCGCCACCAGTTACGACTATTGCTCTCCAGTCGTTAATCCCGCTTCGGTCTAATTCACTTTGAAATATATCTCGAGTGGTAAATGCTTCCGTCTGATATATAAGCGAAATGAATCTCTTCCATTGACCAGGCTTATACCCATTTGCGTCCTCCAGAATTCCTGAAAACGCGACCTTCAGCTCCTCTTCTTTATCTACGAATTTGAGCTCGACGGCAACGTGTGAATCGAGCAATCCGAAATCCGGTTCAAATCCCTTGATTGGCCTCGATATCTTGGGACGATCAACATAATCGACGTATTCCGTCGATAACCATGCTCTCGCGAGTTTATGTAATTCAGGCTCACTTTTAGGCTCAGCACCAAGTTTTTTTGTATAATGTCCTAAACTTTCAAGCCTTCTTGATAGTCCTCTAAAGGCTTCCTCCTCAACTGCATCCTCTTGTGTTTTGCCCTTCAATGCCGAAGCTCCACCAACTAACGCTACTACAGCATAATAGTAAGTTACTAAAAGGTTGAGTTGATGACTGTGCAAACAGTCATAGTCGGGTACCGGCTCTATATCCTCAGGATTTCTGCCACCATTACTTTCTTCCCATTTCGCTTTATTATCAGTTAATAGTGTATTAAATCCATATGCTTCCATCATCGCACATAATGATAAAAATACCTGTTGTAGATCACCGTAATATCTTTCGTAATCGAGGTCTTTCTCACTATCACCTAAATCATCGTCCCCATAATGAAAGAAATACGGGTCTAGCCGATTTAGCGATTTCTGAGCTTCATCTATAGTTTCTTTGACGCCAGCCAATGCGATTATTAACGCTTTACGGATATCTCCGTTCATACAGCACCCTAATTTTTCATATATTACAATGTCACTAGGTCA
The sequence above is drawn from the Deltaproteobacteria bacterium genome and encodes:
- a CDS encoding type I restriction endonuclease subunit R, which codes for MVTESHLEEACLEWFRGLGYSVEYGPNIEPEGPRPERKEFSEVLLEGRVRDALARLNPKIPADALDEAFRKIQRIGAPSLVGTNRAFHQLLVEGVDVEYLLSGGGTRHDKVALIDFDRPDRNDWLAVNQFTVIENRMNRRPDIVVFVNGLPLAVLELKNPGDEEANIWTAFNQLQTYKQQITSLFGPNELLVVSDGVNARVGSLTADKERFNPWRTIRGETDMPQGLLELEVLVRGLFEKERFLDYLHYFIVFEQEDAATIKKIAGYHQFHAVRTAVEATVTATKKDRRAGVVWHTQGSGKSLTMTFYAGRVIQHPAMENPTLVVITDRNDLDDQLFGVFSRCSELLRQKPQQAKDRGDLRELLTRASGGVIFTTIQKFMPEAKGEKFPMLSDRRNIVVIADEAHRTQYDFIDGFARHMRDALPNASFIGFTGTPIELSDKNTRSVFGDYISVYDIQRAVLDGATVPIYYESRLAKLELKDSEKPRVDAEFDEITEDEETSRKEKLKSKWAALEALVGSEKRIKLIAEDLVKHFENRTSAMSGKAMVVCMSRRICVDLYKAITALRPGWHDDSDDKGRIKVVMTGSADDNPDWQVHIRNKPRREDLAKRFKNPADPFQIVIVRDMWLTGFDAPCLHTMYVDKPMRGHGLMQAIARVNRVFKDKPGGLVVDYLGLADQLKYALATYTESGGQGSTAVDQAEAVAVLKEKFEICQHLLHGFEYRQVIGKPREQLALLPMVLDFVIGLEDGRSRFLKAVADLSKAFALAAPHEDALAIRDEVAFLQMVQGALAKTGTASTRDPEDIEHAIRQLVSSAVAPTGVIDIFAAAGLKKPDISILSDEFLAEIRGMPHRNLALETLKKLLNDEIRQRSKRNLVQSKSFSEMLEKSVKSYQNRAIETAKVIEELIELAKEMRKAQDRGDKLGLSDDELAFYDALEVNDSAVKVLGDDTLRNIARELVEKVRKNATIDWTVKESVRAKLRSLVKVILKRYGYPPDKQEKAIQTVLSQAELFAEKWAA